In Struthio camelus isolate bStrCam1 chromosome 4, bStrCam1.hap1, whole genome shotgun sequence, a genomic segment contains:
- the TTC31 gene encoding tetratricopeptide repeat protein 31 isoform X4, which yields MGGPRRSAGGVGGHRSGALWRQCPVRRRLGGRRGGDGRPGPALPRHLPLPLRFGFVYARLLTESLPHSPTGPCCPLHAAPGTPEPAWRRQQTALNMMHHAVMGDVFGAQDAFNQGEARTAAGQRCSGWEFRCNPSNLEPSSEEEEEEEEWTDYSQNCDIPNENSNLQYNFCGFKKSFLCKDSVSAHSPQSFLDTKMHFENLSWKPQVTAEEAEKNAKELVAEEERMKKKAEKRKLKKKKQKDRKREEKLLQKLKSEQEAEPSSSSLNSAVAAGNSDNSSAEKVKDCPESSPSQSLGESAACPEEEGAGGPEASTEEEMEDELDLSCTFVSKAWQKAGVKLPAPGKEKPAKTDDAEPSKKPQEKAPEPSPPCLAAPQAPEPVPLDTSVVEQSLILAGCGNEAAQNGRYTEAVQAFTEAVKLNPREYRLFGNRSYCYEKLQQYEEALRDAEVSLGLQPKWPKGFFRKGKALRGLKRYAEAVSTFEELLRLDGSYADAAAQLKDCRALLQTSSSSVSSPEGVPVQSLLETGEPSLPLSGEWTSGSCCDTDRNGFVIVTNSRSHSKGLARAAVPASSKQTLPPKHPARDCYPLWVGNVTARITEKVLQSSFSQFGQIRFIRMLPEKHCAFINFTQKASAEAAYRTMLGADMEGTKLVLQLKHPSHATPPPSSAQRLAVK from the exons ATGGGGGGGCCCCGGCGCAGCGCGGGGGGTGTCGGCGGCCACAGGAGCGGGGCCTTGTGGCGCCAGTGTCCTGTGCGGCGGCGGCTGGGTGGGCGGCGGGGCGGTGatggccggcccggcccggccctgccccgtcACCTCCCGCTGCCGCTGCGTTTCGGTTTCGTTTACGCCCGGCTGCTGACTGAATCTCTGCCGCACTCTCCCACAGGGCCCTGCTGCCCTCTGCACGCCGCGCCTGGCACCCCGGAGCCTGCGTGGAGGCGACAGCAG ACTGCCTTGAACATGATGCATCACGCTGTGATGGGGGACGTGTTTGGGGCACAGGACGCGTTCAACCAGGGCGAAGCCCGAACAGCCGCTGGCCAGAGATGCTCAG GCTGGGAATTCCGCTGCAACCCCAGCAACCTGGAGCCctccagcgaggaggaggaggaggaggaggagtggactGACTACAGCCAGAATTGTGACATTCCCAATGAGAACAGCAACCTTCAGTACAACTTCTGCGGGTTCAAGAAGTCTTTTTTGTGCAAGGATTCTGTGTCTGCTCACTCACCCCAGAGCTTCCTAGACACAAAAATGCACTTTGAAAACCTGTCTTGGAAGCCGCAGGTTACAGCTGAG gaagcagagaaaaatgcGAAGGAGCTGGTGGCAGAGGAAGAGCgaatgaaaaagaaagctgagaaaagGAAACTCAAGAAAAAG AAGCAGAAAGAccggaagagagaagaaaaattgttgCAAAAGCTCAAAAGCGAGCAGGAGGCTGAACCG AGTTCATCGTCTCTGAACAGTGCTGTAGCTGCTGGTAACAGTGATAACAGCAGTGCTGAGAAGGTGAAGGACTGTCCAGAGTCCAGCCCCTCTCAGTCCCTTGGGGAGAGTGCAGCCTGCCCtgaagaggagggagcaggaggcccagaggccagcacggaggaggagatggag GACGAGCTGGACTTGAGCTGCACCTTTGTCTCCAAAGCGTGGCAGAAAGCAGGTGTGAAGCTGCCAGCACCTGGGAAGGAGAAACCGGCCAAAACTGATGATGCAGAGCCAAGCAAGAAGCCCCAGGAGAAA GCGCCCGAGCCCTCGCCGCCGTGCTTGGCTGCCCCACAGGCGCCTGAGCCTGTGCCCCTGGACACAAGTGTGGTGGAGCAGAGCCTGATTCTAGCAG GCTGTGGGAACGAGGCTGCCCAGAACGGTCGCTACACGGAGGCAGTGCAGGCCTTCACGGAGGCTGTGAAGCTGAATCCCAGGGAGTACCG GCTCTTTGGGAACCGCTCATACTGCTATGAGAAACTGCAGCAATATGAGGAGGCTCTCAGGGATGCAGAGGTGTCTCTTGGTCTCCAGCCTAAATGGCCCAAAGGCTTCTTCCGCAAGGGCAAGGCCCTGAGGGGACTGAAG CGCTACGCCGAGGCTGTGAGTACGTTTGAGGAGCTGCTGCGCCTGGATGGCTCCTACGCTGATGCGGCTGCCCAGCTGAAGGACTGCCGGGCCCTGCTGCAG ACCAGCTCTAGCAGTGTGAGCAGCCCTGAGGGTGTCCCGGTACAGTCGCTGCTGGAAACTGGGGAGCCTTCACTGCCTCTGTCTG GGGAGTGGACAAGTGGAAGCTGCTGTGACACAGACAGGAACGGGTTTGTGATTGTCACAAACTCAAGGAGCCATTCGAAAGGGCTGGCCCGGGCAGCAGTTCCAGCTAGCAGCAAGCAGACCTTGCCTCCAAAGCATCCAGCCAG GGACTGCTATCCTTTGTGGGTCGGGAACGTCACCGCCAGGATCACCGAGAAGGTGCTGCAGAGCTCCTTTAGCCA GTTTGGGCAGATCCGCTTTATCCGGATGCTCCCAGAGAAACACTGTGCCTTTATCAACTTCACGCAGAAAGCATCAGCGGAAGCGGCCTACAGGACCATGCTG ggtgCTGATATGGAAGGGACCAAGCTGGTGCTGCAACTCAAACACCCTTCCCACGCAACGCCACCCCCCAGCAGCGCCCAGAGACTCGCCGTGAAGTAG
- the TTC31 gene encoding tetratricopeptide repeat protein 31 isoform X3 — MGGPRRSAGGVGGHRSGALWRQCPVRRRLGGRRGGDGRPGPALPRHLPLPLRFGFVYARLLTESLPHSPTGPCCPLHAAPGTPEPAWRRQQTALNMMHHAVMGDVFGAQDAFNQGEARTAAGQRCSGWEFRCNPSNLEPSSEEEEEEEEWTDYSQNCDIPNENSNLQYNFCGFKKSFLCKDSVSAHSPQSFLDTKMHFENLSWKPQVTAEEAEKNAKELVAEEERMKKKAEKRKLKKKKQKDRKREEKLLQKLKSEQEAEPSSSSLNSAVAAGNSDNSSAEKVKDCPESSPSQSLGESAACPEEEGAGGPEASTEEEMEDELDLSCTFVSKAWQKAGVKLPAPGKEKPAKTDDAEPSKKPQEKAPEPSPPCLAAPQAPEPVPLDTSVVEQSLILAGCGNEAAQNGRYTEAVQAFTEAVKLNPREYRLFGNRSYCYEKLQQYEEALRDAEVSLGLQPKWPKGFFRKGKALRGLKRYAEAVSTFEELLRLDGSYADAAAQLKDCRALLQQTSSSSVSSPEGVPVQSLLETGEPSLPLSGEWTSGSCCDTDRNGFVIVTNSRSHSKGLARAAVPASSKQTLPPKHPARDCYPLWVGNVTARITEKVLQSSFSQFGQIRFIRMLPEKHCAFINFTQKASAEAAYRTMLGADMEGTKLVLQLKHPSHATPPPSSAQRLAVK; from the exons ATGGGGGGGCCCCGGCGCAGCGCGGGGGGTGTCGGCGGCCACAGGAGCGGGGCCTTGTGGCGCCAGTGTCCTGTGCGGCGGCGGCTGGGTGGGCGGCGGGGCGGTGatggccggcccggcccggccctgccccgtcACCTCCCGCTGCCGCTGCGTTTCGGTTTCGTTTACGCCCGGCTGCTGACTGAATCTCTGCCGCACTCTCCCACAGGGCCCTGCTGCCCTCTGCACGCCGCGCCTGGCACCCCGGAGCCTGCGTGGAGGCGACAGCAG ACTGCCTTGAACATGATGCATCACGCTGTGATGGGGGACGTGTTTGGGGCACAGGACGCGTTCAACCAGGGCGAAGCCCGAACAGCCGCTGGCCAGAGATGCTCAG GCTGGGAATTCCGCTGCAACCCCAGCAACCTGGAGCCctccagcgaggaggaggaggaggaggaggagtggactGACTACAGCCAGAATTGTGACATTCCCAATGAGAACAGCAACCTTCAGTACAACTTCTGCGGGTTCAAGAAGTCTTTTTTGTGCAAGGATTCTGTGTCTGCTCACTCACCCCAGAGCTTCCTAGACACAAAAATGCACTTTGAAAACCTGTCTTGGAAGCCGCAGGTTACAGCTGAG gaagcagagaaaaatgcGAAGGAGCTGGTGGCAGAGGAAGAGCgaatgaaaaagaaagctgagaaaagGAAACTCAAGAAAAAG AAGCAGAAAGAccggaagagagaagaaaaattgttgCAAAAGCTCAAAAGCGAGCAGGAGGCTGAACCG AGTTCATCGTCTCTGAACAGTGCTGTAGCTGCTGGTAACAGTGATAACAGCAGTGCTGAGAAGGTGAAGGACTGTCCAGAGTCCAGCCCCTCTCAGTCCCTTGGGGAGAGTGCAGCCTGCCCtgaagaggagggagcaggaggcccagaggccagcacggaggaggagatggag GACGAGCTGGACTTGAGCTGCACCTTTGTCTCCAAAGCGTGGCAGAAAGCAGGTGTGAAGCTGCCAGCACCTGGGAAGGAGAAACCGGCCAAAACTGATGATGCAGAGCCAAGCAAGAAGCCCCAGGAGAAA GCGCCCGAGCCCTCGCCGCCGTGCTTGGCTGCCCCACAGGCGCCTGAGCCTGTGCCCCTGGACACAAGTGTGGTGGAGCAGAGCCTGATTCTAGCAG GCTGTGGGAACGAGGCTGCCCAGAACGGTCGCTACACGGAGGCAGTGCAGGCCTTCACGGAGGCTGTGAAGCTGAATCCCAGGGAGTACCG GCTCTTTGGGAACCGCTCATACTGCTATGAGAAACTGCAGCAATATGAGGAGGCTCTCAGGGATGCAGAGGTGTCTCTTGGTCTCCAGCCTAAATGGCCCAAAGGCTTCTTCCGCAAGGGCAAGGCCCTGAGGGGACTGAAG CGCTACGCCGAGGCTGTGAGTACGTTTGAGGAGCTGCTGCGCCTGGATGGCTCCTACGCTGATGCGGCTGCCCAGCTGAAGGACTGCCGGGCCCTGCTGCAG cAGACCAGCTCTAGCAGTGTGAGCAGCCCTGAGGGTGTCCCGGTACAGTCGCTGCTGGAAACTGGGGAGCCTTCACTGCCTCTGTCTG GGGAGTGGACAAGTGGAAGCTGCTGTGACACAGACAGGAACGGGTTTGTGATTGTCACAAACTCAAGGAGCCATTCGAAAGGGCTGGCCCGGGCAGCAGTTCCAGCTAGCAGCAAGCAGACCTTGCCTCCAAAGCATCCAGCCAG GGACTGCTATCCTTTGTGGGTCGGGAACGTCACCGCCAGGATCACCGAGAAGGTGCTGCAGAGCTCCTTTAGCCA GTTTGGGCAGATCCGCTTTATCCGGATGCTCCCAGAGAAACACTGTGCCTTTATCAACTTCACGCAGAAAGCATCAGCGGAAGCGGCCTACAGGACCATGCTG ggtgCTGATATGGAAGGGACCAAGCTGGTGCTGCAACTCAAACACCCTTCCCACGCAACGCCACCCCCCAGCAGCGCCCAGAGACTCGCCGTGAAGTAG